A stretch of the Actinomyces faecalis genome encodes the following:
- a CDS encoding PqqD family protein produces MTYVPCRRVAHIEDCGPEPVVYVAHVPDGSPVVLEGSAALIWQAAVGQPRPGDAMEVTLRVSEKVGIPAEQIQGDVSEFLAQLIGDGYLEVV; encoded by the coding sequence ATGACCTACGTGCCCTGCCGGCGCGTGGCCCACATTGAGGACTGCGGGCCGGAACCCGTTGTCTACGTGGCTCACGTCCCTGACGGCTCACCGGTTGTCCTGGAAGGATCTGCGGCACTGATCTGGCAGGCGGCGGTAGGCCAGCCGCGTCCGGGTGATGCCATGGAGGTGACCCTCCGTGTCTCGGAGAAGGTAGGTATTCCTGCCGAGCAGATCCAGGGTGATGTCAGTGAGTTTCTGGCGCAGCTCATCGGGGATGGCTATCTGGAGGTTGTGTAG
- a CDS encoding nucleotidyltransferase family protein, with protein sequence MDETPAPDTKPIAIPIAMRVHLAHAALQVVGEETHSRVLHIKGPAVDPGLGRSRIRSTDADVLVRPSQIEAYVRGLVEHGWTAVTSFESGSAFEHAATYFHPSWGYADVHRLFPGLTAADAFDALWEDHRMMEIAGVPCPTPSLTAQRLILLLHVARNGRTEDADYQRAWEELDAEGRRELTGLADRLGARVGLAAALGHLDQYANDPSHDLWAVFSGGDHSRLAEWEARLKAAPSKRARLRLLVRALLVNTDHLALRLARRPTRGEIIREFFARIAQALREMRRAGR encoded by the coding sequence GTGGATGAGACTCCAGCTCCTGATACCAAGCCTATAGCGATACCGATAGCTATGCGAGTTCACCTCGCCCATGCTGCGCTTCAGGTGGTCGGGGAGGAGACGCACTCTCGGGTACTTCACATCAAAGGCCCTGCGGTTGACCCGGGACTAGGCCGGTCGCGTATCCGGTCGACGGACGCGGACGTGCTGGTACGTCCCTCCCAGATCGAGGCCTATGTCCGGGGCCTTGTTGAGCACGGCTGGACGGCAGTGACCTCGTTCGAGTCCGGCTCCGCCTTTGAGCACGCGGCCACATACTTCCACCCTTCGTGGGGCTACGCTGACGTCCACCGTCTGTTCCCCGGGCTGACGGCGGCTGACGCCTTCGACGCCCTGTGGGAGGACCACAGAATGATGGAGATCGCGGGCGTGCCCTGCCCGACGCCGTCGTTGACCGCGCAACGGCTCATTCTGCTGCTCCACGTGGCGCGCAACGGCCGGACTGAGGACGCAGACTACCAGCGTGCGTGGGAGGAGCTGGATGCGGAGGGACGCCGGGAGCTCACCGGCCTGGCGGACCGCCTCGGGGCCCGGGTGGGACTGGCAGCCGCTCTTGGGCATCTTGATCAGTACGCCAATGACCCAAGCCATGATCTCTGGGCGGTGTTCTCTGGCGGTGACCACTCCCGCCTCGCTGAGTGGGAGGCTCGGCTGAAGGCTGCCCCCAGTAAGAGGGCAAGGCTCCGTCTGCTCGTGAGGGCCCTCCTGGTGAACACGGACCACCTGGCTCTCCGGCTCGCACGGCGCCCAACACGGGGCGAGATCATCCGGGAGTTCTTCGCGAGGATCGCACAGGCCCTTCGTGAGATGAGGAGGGCCGGGCGATGA